One Gloeothece verrucosa PCC 7822 DNA window includes the following coding sequences:
- a CDS encoding phosphomannose isomerase type II C-terminal cupin domain — MVQSTETSPVSDLSVLTSITRTKAPVTEMRPWGSFTTLEEAAGYKIKRIEVNPGHRLSLQMHHHRSEHWIVVSGTAKVICGDNEQVLSANQSTYVPQCTAHRLENPGVIKLILIEVQNGEYLGEDDIIRFQDDYARHV, encoded by the coding sequence ATGGTTCAATCTACCGAAACCTCTCCCGTATCAGATCTTTCCGTTTTAACATCCATTACAAGAACAAAAGCACCAGTGACAGAAATGCGTCCTTGGGGGTCTTTTACCACTTTAGAGGAAGCCGCAGGCTATAAAATTAAACGTATAGAAGTTAATCCAGGACATCGCCTAAGCTTACAAATGCACCATCATCGCAGTGAACACTGGATTGTGGTTTCCGGGACAGCTAAAGTGATTTGTGGAGATAACGAGCAAGTTTTATCGGCTAATCAATCAACTTATGTTCCTCAATGTACTGCCCATCGATTAGAAAATCCAGGAGTCATTAAATTGATCTTGATCGAAGTCCAAAATGGTGAATACTTGGGAGAGGATGACATCATCCGTTTTCAAGATGACTATGCCCGTCATGTCTAA
- the rpsL gene encoding 30S ribosomal protein S12 codes for MPTIQQLIRSERSQIQKKTKSPALKQCPQRRGVCTRVYTTTPKKPNSALRKVARVRLTSGFEVTAYIPGIGHNLQEHSVVLIRGGRVKDLPGVRYHIIRGTLDSTGVKDRKQGRSKYGTKRPK; via the coding sequence ATGCCCACAATTCAACAACTAATTCGTAGTGAACGCTCTCAAATCCAGAAAAAGACGAAATCCCCAGCGCTAAAACAATGTCCTCAGCGCCGAGGAGTTTGTACTAGAGTATACACCACAACTCCGAAAAAACCCAATTCGGCTTTACGCAAAGTAGCCCGGGTTCGTTTAACCTCGGGGTTTGAAGTAACAGCTTACATTCCAGGGATAGGACATAACTTACAAGAACACTCAGTGGTTCTCATTAGAGGCGGTCGGGTAAAAGATTTACCTGGGGTAAGATATCATATCATCCGGGGGACATTGGATTCGACGGGTGTAAAAGACCGCAAACAAGGGCGCTCTAAATACGGAACTAAACGTCCCAAATAA
- the rpsG gene encoding 30S ribosomal protein S7: MSRRKNLKRRPIPPDPVFNSYLVNMTIRRVMRSGKKSLASTIVYDALKNVGERTGRDALEVFEQAVKNITPLVEVKARRVGGATYQVPMEVRPGRGTTLALRWLISFSRNRNGRTMAAKLASEIMDAANETGGAIKKREETHRMAEANKAFAHYRY, from the coding sequence ATGTCTCGACGAAAAAACCTTAAAAGGCGACCCATTCCGCCAGACCCCGTGTTTAATAGCTATTTAGTAAACATGACCATCAGACGGGTAATGCGCTCAGGGAAAAAATCCCTAGCCTCAACCATCGTTTATGATGCGTTAAAAAATGTAGGAGAAAGAACCGGTAGAGACGCTCTCGAAGTATTTGAGCAAGCGGTTAAAAACATTACGCCTTTAGTAGAAGTGAAAGCGCGTCGGGTGGGAGGGGCAACCTACCAAGTCCCGATGGAAGTTCGCCCAGGACGAGGCACCACATTAGCTCTGCGTTGGCTAATCTCCTTTTCTCGCAATAGAAATGGTCGCACCATGGCCGCTAAATTAGCATCCGAAATAATGGATGCTGCCAACGAAACGGGAGGAGCCATTAAAAAACGCGAAGAAACTCACCGGATGGCCGAAGCTAACAAAGCCTTCGCTCATTATAGATATTGA
- a CDS encoding sensor histidine kinase: MKFLDRLFQPLLRLPHQINATSLRVRLTLGVATVSALGLGTVAVWISWKMQNILIETHKQNIRYITDRFPHDVEIYSDMVTLETGLQKAIDNLTDNKTLLWAKNPQGQITAESMPLKMGSNGQNLLAFKQIFSQPELQYLNGRYWLLCTNSLKVKGVNLGHIYIAQDITGDQVMFFSLMINLGMATVIAIGIMTVTIAWYVRHSLQPLQRISQLTESISAEKLGEARIDLKNAPREVKQLAHTFDQMLNRLSEAWEHQRQLLSDVSHELRTPLTIVSGYLQSALRRGNNLTATQREALEIALSEADRTIQLLQDLLDLARADSGRMHFHLEPIILNDWLKEVMEKTQKYADRQIDFVIPCDPITIQADPVRLRQVLYNLIDNGVKYSDAQTPITVKLEAQQHSCILQVCDRGIGISLPDQARIFERFYRADEARSRSTGGTGLGLAIVKTLVEGMDGHISLSSQPGQGSIFSITLPLLQK, from the coding sequence ATGAAGTTTCTTGATCGCCTTTTCCAACCTCTCCTTAGACTTCCTCACCAGATTAATGCTACCTCGTTACGAGTTCGTCTCACCCTTGGAGTAGCAACTGTTTCTGCACTGGGGTTAGGAACTGTGGCGGTGTGGATCAGTTGGAAAATGCAAAATATACTCATAGAAACTCATAAACAAAATATTCGCTACATCACTGATCGCTTTCCTCATGATGTGGAAATTTACAGCGATATGGTAACCCTAGAAACTGGACTGCAAAAAGCCATTGATAATTTAACCGATAATAAAACCTTACTATGGGCAAAAAATCCTCAAGGCCAAATTACGGCCGAGTCGATGCCGCTTAAAATGGGCAGTAATGGCCAAAATTTACTCGCCTTTAAGCAAATTTTCTCTCAACCCGAGCTACAATACCTCAATGGACGTTACTGGTTACTGTGTACTAATTCGCTCAAGGTAAAAGGAGTCAATTTAGGTCACATTTATATCGCTCAAGATATCACCGGCGATCAAGTCATGTTTTTTAGTCTGATGATCAATTTAGGCATGGCTACCGTGATCGCCATTGGTATCATGACAGTGACTATTGCTTGGTATGTTAGGCATTCTCTGCAACCTTTACAACGAATTTCTCAGTTAACCGAAAGTATTTCTGCTGAAAAATTGGGAGAAGCACGTATTGACTTAAAAAATGCGCCCCGAGAAGTGAAACAATTAGCTCACACGTTTGACCAAATGTTAAACCGTCTTTCCGAGGCGTGGGAACATCAAAGACAGTTACTTAGTGATGTTTCCCATGAATTACGAACGCCTTTAACCATTGTTTCGGGTTATCTTCAAAGCGCCTTGCGTCGTGGGAATAATTTAACAGCTACTCAACGGGAAGCCTTAGAAATTGCCCTTTCTGAAGCTGATCGTACCATTCAATTGCTACAAGATTTGTTAGACCTGGCCCGGGCCGATAGTGGGCGGATGCACTTTCATCTAGAACCCATTATCCTCAATGATTGGTTAAAAGAGGTAATGGAAAAAACCCAAAAATACGCTGATCGGCAAATAGATTTTGTCATTCCTTGTGATCCTATAACCATTCAAGCTGATCCGGTTCGTCTCAGACAGGTGTTATACAATCTCATTGATAACGGCGTAAAATATTCTGATGCTCAAACGCCCATTACGGTTAAGTTAGAAGCACAACAGCACTCCTGCATTTTACAGGTATGTGATCGGGGTATCGGTATTTCTTTGCCGGATCAAGCTAGAATTTTTGAACGGTTTTATCGAGCAGATGAAGCACGAAGCCGCAGTACGGGAGGAACAGGGTTAGGTCTTGCGATCGTCAAAACCCTTGTAGAGGGAATGGATGGTCATATTTCTTTATCTTCCCAACCGGGACAAGGGAGTATTTTTTCCATCACTTTGCCGCTTTTGCAGAAGTAG
- a CDS encoding MotA/TolQ/ExbB proton channel family protein, which produces MKQKRGANFSPTSGDSERKRLEVSFGLILTLALALSIIIYVAVLPFRASYLGILLYDRGWTQPLAIWFACIVATLTLIKLIKINREFRSLKRIWISDVINFNNPQSLEVLTFQKNLARENSLVGLRCSRVIAAYSQSNSRKTASEFALDDASFYVSSSESSYAFPRILIWAIPLLGFIGTVVGISQAVNGFNGFLEKSSDIGQIKQGIGTVTSGLAVAFDTTLLALLLSVLVMIPMVLVERYESRLLLAIDIFINDELLPRFKEESNSLEQKNLKEAVNQAIQESFPRAQDLIEPAHEYAKQAVTDLRLILGNELTEIQKNNQSFITQLNEINQLSLQDRQGFTTFLERQQQAYQDLTGQINRLFEGLKINYTDSLENQQQVNQDLINQVNGLVEKLTSNYRNSLENQQQVNQDLLTKINNLVEQLKVNYTGSLENQQQVNQGLLTQINHLVEQLKVNYTGSLENQQQVNQSLLTQINHLAESLKSNYTQLSGALTTQSHQMTEQLKQAANLLETRIQSLENAAYKLSDITQLKTSLDHLIKSLEKVEPVEQVIKEAMSQIKELKPSLEKLSKPRIITFAESDE; this is translated from the coding sequence ATGAAACAAAAACGAGGTGCTAATTTTTCTCCTACATCTGGAGATTCTGAAAGAAAGAGATTAGAGGTCAGTTTTGGGCTTATTTTAACCCTTGCTTTGGCCTTGTCTATTATTATTTATGTGGCTGTTCTACCTTTTCGAGCTTCTTATCTGGGGATTTTACTTTATGATCGAGGATGGACTCAGCCGTTAGCCATTTGGTTTGCTTGTATTGTTGCTACCTTAACGCTGATCAAGTTAATCAAAATTAATCGGGAATTTCGCTCACTTAAGCGGATTTGGATCTCCGATGTGATTAACTTTAATAATCCTCAATCTTTAGAAGTTTTAACCTTTCAAAAAAATCTCGCTAGAGAAAACTCGTTGGTGGGCCTACGCTGTAGCCGCGTCATTGCCGCTTATAGTCAATCTAATAGCCGCAAGACCGCCAGCGAATTTGCCCTAGATGATGCTTCTTTTTATGTCAGTAGTTCAGAATCTTCTTATGCTTTTCCTCGGATTTTAATCTGGGCCATTCCGCTCTTAGGTTTTATTGGAACTGTGGTAGGAATTAGTCAAGCGGTGAATGGCTTTAATGGATTTTTAGAAAAGTCTAGTGATATTGGACAAATTAAACAAGGTATTGGCACCGTCACCAGTGGGTTAGCGGTGGCTTTTGATACCACCTTATTAGCTTTGTTGCTCAGTGTATTAGTGATGATTCCTATGGTGTTGGTCGAACGATATGAATCTCGATTATTGCTGGCTATTGATATTTTTATTAACGATGAATTACTGCCTCGCTTTAAAGAAGAAAGCAATAGTTTAGAGCAAAAAAACCTTAAGGAAGCCGTTAATCAAGCCATTCAAGAGTCTTTTCCTCGGGCACAAGATTTGATTGAACCCGCCCATGAATATGCTAAACAAGCGGTGACTGATTTAAGACTCATTTTAGGAAATGAATTAACGGAAATTCAAAAAAATAATCAAAGTTTTATCACTCAACTGAATGAAATTAATCAACTGAGTTTACAGGATAGACAAGGGTTTACCACTTTTCTAGAAAGACAACAACAAGCCTATCAGGATTTAACCGGGCAAATTAACCGTTTATTCGAGGGGTTAAAAATTAACTATACGGATTCTCTAGAAAATCAACAGCAAGTTAACCAAGATTTAATTAATCAAGTTAATGGTTTAGTAGAGAAATTGACAAGTAATTACCGAAATTCTCTAGAAAATCAACAGCAGGTCAACCAAGATTTACTGACAAAAATAAACAATCTCGTAGAACAACTGAAAGTTAATTACACAGGTTCTCTCGAGAATCAACAGCAAGTTAACCAAGGTTTACTGACACAGATTAATCATCTAGTGGAACAACTGAAAGTTAATTACACCGGTTCTCTAGAAAATCAACAGCAAGTTAACCAAAGTTTACTAACACAGATTAATCATCTGGCTGAAAGCTTGAAGAGCAACTACACGCAATTATCCGGTGCTTTAACGACTCAATCTCACCAAATGACTGAGCAACTTAAACAGGCGGCTAATCTTCTCGAAACCCGAATTCAATCTTTAGAAAATGCGGCTTATAAACTCTCTGATATCACCCAATTAAAAACCAGCTTAGATCATTTAATTAAATCCCTAGAAAAAGTCGAGCCAGTGGAACAAGTCATTAAAGAAGCTATGTCACAAATTAAAGAACTTAAACCCAGTTTAGAAAAGTTAAGTAAGCCTCGGATTATTACCTTTGCTGAGTCAGATGAATAA
- a CDS encoding ABC transporter permease: MSSISKNLKPTVFWRIAEDIPRSLHWFLMGSSILLPLAIWQLICNFTEIKPVFLPSPLDVCQAFIHLWQQGLILKDTWISFLRVSLGFFLGAIVAVPLGISMGAFASIRALVEPIMGVVRYMPAPAFIPLLMIYLGIDEPSKIALIFLGTVFFNTLMIMDGVKFIPKELIEVAYTLGGNRFQVVRQVIIPYVIPNIIDTFRINMAAAWNLVVVAELVAAQTGLGKRILLAQKFLKTDEIFACLIVLGVIGFAIDLSFRFLARLSCKWAVD, encoded by the coding sequence ATTAGCTCTATTTCTAAAAATCTTAAACCGACTGTCTTTTGGCGCATTGCAGAAGATATCCCTCGATCTCTTCATTGGTTTTTGATGGGATCATCCATATTACTTCCTCTAGCGATTTGGCAATTAATCTGTAATTTCACTGAGATAAAACCGGTTTTTTTGCCTTCTCCTTTAGATGTTTGTCAAGCTTTTATTCATCTTTGGCAACAAGGATTAATACTAAAAGATACCTGGATTAGTTTTTTAAGAGTTTCTTTAGGATTTTTCTTAGGCGCTATAGTAGCAGTTCCCCTAGGAATTTCTATGGGAGCGTTCGCTAGTATTCGGGCATTAGTTGAACCCATTATGGGCGTAGTTCGCTATATGCCTGCCCCGGCTTTTATTCCTCTTTTAATGATCTATTTAGGCATTGATGAACCTTCTAAGATTGCTCTGATTTTTTTAGGGACAGTCTTTTTTAATACATTGATGATTATGGATGGTGTTAAATTTATTCCCAAGGAGTTAATTGAAGTGGCTTATACCTTGGGAGGAAATCGCTTTCAAGTGGTGCGGCAAGTGATTATTCCTTATGTTATCCCCAATATTATAGATACTTTTCGCATTAATATGGCAGCCGCTTGGAATTTAGTCGTGGTGGCGGAATTGGTGGCGGCACAAACGGGGTTGGGTAAACGAATTTTATTAGCTCAGAAGTTCTTAAAAACGGATGAGATTTTTGCTTGTTTAATTGTTTTGGGTGTGATCGGTTTTGCGATTGATTTATCTTTTCGTTTTTTAGCTCGTTTATCTTGTAAATGGGCAGTAGATTGA
- a CDS encoding ABC transporter substrate-binding protein, which translates to MKIRQILSVFLLFSLSLLLVVGCQIYRGDQVLNEKPIVIGYSTWVGWWPWAIAEEEGLFTANKVNVQLKWFDGYLESLQALAAGQLDGNCQTLNDTIAFAADAVNGEVVVLVNDNSAGNDKIIVSEEINKVEDLRGKKVAVEEGVVDDFLLALALEKHGMSREDVEIVPLETGAAVLSFVTGKVDAVGAFAPFWLTAFQRSGSKELVSSKDFPGAIADLLVVSQKFIDEQPQQVQAIVKTWFDIREFMQKNPKRANEILAKRANVTVEDLKKFEAGVKFFTLEDNLEAFSPGNNMKHMPYAAQKIGDFLLKFKFTEKLPDINKIFNNHFVKALAGKQS; encoded by the coding sequence CTGAAAATTCGTCAAATACTCTCGGTTTTCCTGTTATTCTCCCTCAGTTTGTTATTAGTAGTTGGTTGTCAAATTTATCGAGGGGATCAAGTCCTCAACGAAAAACCCATTGTCATTGGCTATAGTACGTGGGTTGGTTGGTGGCCTTGGGCGATCGCCGAAGAGGAAGGATTATTTACAGCCAATAAAGTCAATGTTCAACTTAAGTGGTTTGACGGATATTTAGAGTCTTTACAAGCTCTAGCGGCCGGACAACTCGATGGAAATTGTCAGACCCTTAATGACACCATAGCTTTTGCGGCTGATGCCGTCAATGGTGAAGTGGTAGTTTTAGTAAATGATAATTCTGCCGGCAATGATAAAATCATCGTTTCAGAAGAAATTAACAAAGTTGAAGACCTGAGAGGAAAAAAAGTGGCTGTAGAAGAGGGAGTTGTGGATGATTTTCTCTTAGCGTTAGCTCTGGAAAAACACGGAATGTCTAGAGAAGATGTAGAAATTGTTCCCTTAGAAACTGGGGCAGCAGTGTTATCTTTTGTAACAGGAAAAGTCGATGCTGTTGGGGCATTCGCTCCTTTTTGGTTAACCGCCTTTCAACGGTCAGGAAGTAAAGAGTTAGTTAGTTCAAAAGATTTTCCCGGCGCAATTGCCGATCTTTTAGTGGTGTCTCAAAAATTCATTGATGAACAACCTCAGCAAGTTCAAGCTATCGTAAAAACTTGGTTTGACATCCGTGAATTTATGCAAAAAAATCCTAAAAGAGCCAATGAAATTCTTGCTAAACGTGCTAATGTTACGGTAGAAGATTTAAAGAAATTTGAAGCAGGCGTTAAATTTTTTACTCTCGAGGATAACCTAGAAGCTTTTAGCCCGGGTAATAACATGAAACATATGCCTTATGCTGCCCAAAAAATCGGAGATTTTCTCTTAAAATTTAAATTTACTGAGAAACTACCCGACATAAATAAAATATTTAATAATCATTTTGTTAAAGCCTTGGCAGGTAAACAATCTTGA
- a CDS encoding HesB/IscA family protein has protein sequence MIDLTGAAANEIRRLQHSRSLGNSYFRVRVKPGGCSGLYYVLDFCPQPEIGDHIYESLGINIIIDADTHHYLKKLTIDYAEDLMGGSFRFHNPSSSENCGCGLSFNIAV, from the coding sequence ATGATTGACTTAACCGGTGCCGCCGCCAATGAGATCAGACGTTTACAACATAGCCGCTCTTTAGGCAATAGTTATTTTCGAGTGAGGGTAAAACCCGGCGGATGTTCAGGGTTATATTATGTACTAGACTTCTGTCCCCAACCGGAAATCGGCGATCACATTTATGAAAGTCTGGGTATTAACATCATTATTGATGCGGACACTCATCACTATCTTAAAAAGCTCACCATAGATTATGCTGAAGATTTAATGGGGGGTAGCTTTCGTTTCCATAATCCTTCCTCGAGTGAAAATTGCGGTTGCGGCTTATCTTTTAACATCGCGGTGTAA
- a CDS encoding SulP family inorganic anion transporter: MWRTTKLPISFEFNDLIPSLAVSVISGAIGIMISISYAALIFSGNLTNHIAAGIGIALISAVVFRGVIALTSSFPGMIADSDALPTAILAISAVAIQEQMSSTSGINEEEIFYTIITVIALTSVLTGVFLLTLGRLKIGGLIRFIPYPVIGGFLAGTGWLLIQGAMQVMTDISPSFSNFSVFFQSNIIVHWLFGLIVGACLFVISRTTNHPLSVPGILALSIIIFYLYVWATGVTIAELQSSGWLFSQFPEGGIWQPFKLSNLNHVNWMAVFGQVGNLITIMIVSAVSIMLTVSSLEIVSQQDIEINQELEVAGIANIISGTLGGMVGYQILADSVLAYKMGAKTRLVGFLTAVVCLIVVIGGASLFSLIPKPIFGGMLLFLGLDFFGEWIQQSRFKLAQADIFVVLLIAVIIVFVGFLQGVAIGLILAVVIFVINYSLTDVIKQQLSGANCQSNVQRFQSQENLLKSLTDQIHVIKLQGFIFFGTANHLVNQIRRRMADPQKMPLRYVILDFRHVSGLDSSAIFSFIKLKILAQQNNLSILYTTIPNSIGKRLLQADCLDDEHKLALLLPTLDRGLEWCENQLLEEFINLQESPQTLAEQLTQLFLRPEQVFKFMKYLICLDYSSGELIFKQGEPSDGLYFLESGQVTVMIETSSQQRKRLRTFQVGTILGEMGIYDDSPRSASVVADRPSCAYFLSQENLKKMEKFDAPLAVAFHRFIAQLLVKRFKRVQQDLLESA; the protein is encoded by the coding sequence ATGTGGCGTACAACTAAGTTACCAATATCATTTGAATTCAACGATCTAATACCTAGCCTAGCAGTAAGTGTCATCAGTGGCGCAATCGGCATTATGATTTCGATCTCCTATGCGGCTTTGATTTTTTCGGGAAATCTAACTAATCATATTGCCGCAGGAATAGGTATTGCTTTGATCAGTGCTGTGGTTTTTCGAGGAGTGATCGCTTTAACCAGTTCTTTTCCGGGTATGATTGCTGATAGCGATGCCCTACCCACTGCTATTTTAGCCATCAGTGCTGTAGCGATTCAAGAGCAAATGTCATCAACATCCGGCATCAATGAAGAGGAAATTTTTTATACGATCATCACAGTTATTGCGCTTACTTCTGTTCTGACAGGTGTATTTTTATTAACTTTAGGACGATTAAAAATTGGGGGATTAATTCGCTTTATTCCTTATCCGGTTATTGGAGGATTTTTAGCTGGCACGGGATGGTTATTAATTCAAGGTGCTATGCAAGTGATGACAGATATTAGCCCCAGTTTTTCTAACTTCTCGGTATTTTTTCAATCCAATATTATAGTTCATTGGCTGTTTGGTTTAATCGTGGGAGCTTGCTTATTTGTTATCTCTCGAACTACCAATCATCCCCTAAGCGTACCCGGTATATTAGCTTTATCTATTATTATATTTTACCTTTATGTCTGGGCAACTGGCGTAACAATTGCCGAATTACAGTCCTCGGGATGGTTATTTAGTCAATTTCCCGAAGGGGGGATCTGGCAACCTTTTAAATTATCAAATTTGAATCACGTTAACTGGATGGCGGTTTTCGGACAAGTGGGAAATTTAATCACTATCATGATTGTTAGTGCTGTTTCTATTATGTTGACTGTCAGTAGTCTAGAAATTGTCAGTCAACAAGATATTGAAATTAACCAAGAATTAGAAGTTGCCGGCATAGCTAATATTATTTCTGGTACCTTGGGGGGAATGGTCGGTTATCAGATTTTAGCTGACTCTGTTTTGGCTTATAAAATGGGGGCTAAAACTCGCTTGGTGGGCTTTTTGACGGCTGTAGTCTGTTTAATTGTTGTGATTGGCGGAGCCTCGTTATTTAGCTTGATCCCTAAACCCATTTTTGGGGGAATGTTATTGTTTCTTGGCTTAGATTTTTTTGGAGAATGGATTCAGCAATCTCGCTTCAAACTTGCTCAAGCAGATATTTTTGTTGTTCTGTTGATTGCTGTTATTATTGTTTTTGTCGGATTTCTTCAAGGAGTGGCTATTGGTTTGATCTTAGCTGTAGTAATTTTTGTCATCAACTACAGTCTCACTGATGTGATTAAACAACAACTTTCAGGAGCCAATTGCCAAAGTAATGTACAGCGTTTTCAGTCTCAAGAAAATTTGCTCAAAAGCTTAACTGATCAAATTCATGTCATTAAACTACAAGGTTTTATTTTTTTTGGCACTGCCAATCACTTAGTGAATCAAATTCGTCGCCGCATGGCTGATCCTCAAAAAATGCCTTTGCGCTATGTTATCTTAGATTTTCGTCATGTAAGCGGCTTAGATTCTTCGGCTATATTTAGCTTTATTAAGTTAAAAATTTTAGCTCAACAAAATAATTTATCTATTCTTTATACCACCATTCCTAACTCGATTGGAAAAAGGCTTTTACAAGCTGATTGTTTAGATGATGAACATAAACTTGCCTTGCTTTTACCTACTTTAGATCGAGGATTAGAATGGTGTGAAAATCAATTATTAGAAGAATTTATTAATCTTCAAGAAAGTCCACAAACTTTAGCTGAACAACTCACTCAACTTTTCCTTAGACCGGAACAAGTGTTTAAATTTATGAAATATTTGATTTGTTTAGATTATTCGTCCGGTGAATTAATTTTTAAACAGGGCGAACCCTCTGATGGACTATATTTTTTAGAATCTGGTCAAGTGACCGTTATGATCGAAACTTCTTCTCAACAACGCAAACGTCTGCGGACATTTCAAGTGGGTACTATTTTGGGAGAAATGGGCATCTATGATGACTCGCCTCGTTCAGCTTCTGTGGTGGCTGATAGACCGAGTTGCGCCTATTTCTTATCTCAAGAAAATCTCAAGAAAATGGAGAAATTTGACGCTCCCTTAGCCGTCGCTTTTCATCGTTTTATTGCTCAATTGCTAGTCAAACGATTTAAACGAGTTCAACAAGATTTACTTGAGTCGGCTTAA
- a CDS encoding ABC transporter ATP-binding protein, with protein sequence MHLEIVNLYKDFSSEQGELAVLKEINMHLEIGELLCVVGASGSGKSTLLRMIAGLDYPTRGRILVDGVPIIGPGPDRGMVFQHYTLYPWMNIQKNVEFGLKLQHIPPRERREIASYYLHVVGLSEFAQCFPKELSGGMQQRVAIARALACRPKILLMDEPFGALDVHTKEIMQHFLLQIWQKTGCTILMITHDVDEAVFLSQRIYVLSSRPGTVQREISIKLPPQRDYKIKRQGEFYRYTEEIMDLLRVRPEEIRVS encoded by the coding sequence ATGCACTTAGAAATTGTCAATTTATACAAGGATTTTTCTTCTGAACAAGGAGAATTAGCAGTCTTAAAAGAAATTAATATGCACCTAGAAATAGGAGAACTTCTCTGTGTGGTGGGTGCATCCGGCTCAGGTAAGTCCACTTTGCTAAGAATGATTGCAGGGTTAGATTACCCAACCCGAGGCAGAATTCTAGTGGATGGGGTGCCGATCATTGGACCTGGACCTGATCGCGGCATGGTCTTTCAGCACTATACTCTTTATCCTTGGATGAATATTCAGAAAAATGTCGAGTTTGGTTTAAAATTACAACACATTCCCCCGAGAGAAAGAAGGGAAATTGCCTCTTATTATCTTCATGTGGTTGGGTTATCGGAATTTGCCCAGTGTTTTCCTAAAGAATTGTCTGGAGGAATGCAGCAACGAGTGGCGATCGCTCGGGCTTTAGCTTGTCGTCCTAAAATTTTATTGATGGATGAACCTTTCGGCGCTTTGGATGTACACACTAAGGAAATTATGCAACATTTTTTGTTACAAATTTGGCAAAAGACCGGTTGCACAATTTTGATGATTACTCATGATGTGGATGAGGCCGTATTTTTATCACAGCGTATTTATGTGTTAAGTTCTCGACCCGGAACTGTGCAGCGCGAAATTAGTATTAAGTTACCCCCCCAACGAGATTATAAGATTAAACGTCAGGGAGAGTTTTATCGTTATACAGAAGAGATTATGGATTTATTGAGGGTTAGGCCGGAGGAAATCAGAGTGAGTTAA
- a CDS encoding DUF29 domain-containing protein produces the protein MDIQTKKLYDTDYNLWLLTTAQLLRERQLDQIDYENLIEDLEAMVRSDKNALFNNLKQLLMHLLKWEFQASKRKNSWRYSIVEHCQRINKAFKDSASLKPYFNEIFDECYEKARSLASAETGIPKKDFPVECPFTKEYVLDAENLFVVGEDE, from the coding sequence ATGGATATTCAGACCAAAAAACTTTATGATACCGATTACAATCTCTGGCTATTGACTACAGCCCAATTATTACGAGAGCGCCAACTTGACCAGATTGATTATGAGAATTTAATAGAAGATTTAGAGGCGATGGTAAGAAGCGACAAAAACGCACTCTTCAATAATTTAAAACAGCTATTAATGCACTTGTTAAAATGGGAATTTCAAGCCTCTAAACGTAAAAATAGCTGGAGATACAGTATTGTTGAGCATTGTCAAAGGATTAACAAGGCTTTTAAAGACAGTGCGAGTTTAAAGCCTTACTTCAATGAGATTTTTGATGAATGTTATGAAAAAGCTAGATCATTAGCCTCTGCTGAGACAGGAATCCCTAAAAAAGATTTTCCTGTTGAATGTCCTTTTACAAAAGAATATGTTTTAGATGCTGAAAATTTGTTTGTTGTTGGCGAGGACGAATAA